In Pseudomonas sp. PDM14, a genomic segment contains:
- a CDS encoding cysteine hydrolase, with translation MSRATNAAARALIIIDMQRDFCAPGGYADQAGLDISLLRAPIPAIQALLDAARASGMFVVHTREGHRADLSDLPEPKRLRAANAGAPIGSQGPLGKLLVRGEYGHDLIDELQPQAGEPVIDKPGYSAFASTDLELLLRNRGISELIITGVTTEVCVHSTLRSAVDRGYACTLVSDGCASPYPQLHGAALVMVEVEGGLFGRVLDSHALLAEWEGA, from the coding sequence GTGAGCCGGGCGACCAATGCCGCCGCTCGGGCGCTGATCATCATCGACATGCAGCGCGACTTCTGCGCGCCGGGCGGTTACGCCGATCAGGCCGGGCTGGACATCAGCCTGCTGCGTGCGCCGATCCCGGCGATCCAGGCGCTGCTGGATGCGGCGCGCGCCAGCGGCATGTTCGTCGTGCACACCCGTGAAGGCCACCGCGCGGATCTTTCCGATCTGCCCGAGCCCAAGCGCCTGCGCGCCGCCAATGCCGGCGCGCCCATCGGCAGCCAGGGCCCGCTGGGCAAGTTGCTGGTGCGCGGCGAATACGGCCACGACCTGATCGACGAGCTGCAGCCGCAGGCGGGCGAACCGGTAATCGACAAGCCCGGCTACAGCGCCTTCGCCAGCACCGATCTGGAGCTGCTGCTGCGCAACCGCGGCATCAGCGAATTGATCATCACCGGCGTGACCACCGAGGTCTGCGTGCACTCGACCCTGCGCAGCGCGGTGGACCGGGGCTACGCCTGCACCCTGGTCAGCGACGGCTGCGCTTCGCCTTACCCGCAACTGCACGGCGCCGCGCTGGTGATGGTCGAGGTCGAGGGCGGGTTGTTCGGCCGCGTGCTCGACAGTCATGCGCTACTCGCGGAGTGGGAGGGCGCATGA
- a CDS encoding ABC transporter substrate-binding protein — MLSLRSLRKTLLCASLATVAGVLPFSAQALEKLKIGTVVWAGYAPFYVADELDLYKAHDLKVELQFFNDPALIPSAMLGSALDGGMLTYDQVVGGVAKGLTQKVVMPIDFSNGGDAIVADKSIASVADFKGKKVGFNPLSPSDFLLAYALKVNGLSAKDIDPINMTPEGIPGAMASGSLPVGVTYEPNVSQILGMPGDKFHIVYSSKDAPGLITDVLAFDEKVIAKRPAAIKALMLGYLDGLAYMQSHPDEAAKIIGKVLGVSAEEAKEQMGGVYNIPLAEMAKNFEQSEATSSFYGSGAVIAQLLKDNGQIPLIPDFADTFDAQFVEALAK, encoded by the coding sequence CTGCTGTCCCTGCGTTCACTGCGCAAGACCCTGCTTTGCGCCAGCCTGGCCACCGTCGCCGGTGTGCTGCCCTTCAGCGCGCAAGCCCTGGAAAAACTCAAGATCGGCACGGTCGTCTGGGCCGGTTACGCGCCGTTCTACGTCGCCGACGAGCTGGACCTGTACAAGGCCCATGACCTCAAGGTGGAGCTGCAATTCTTCAACGACCCCGCGCTGATTCCGTCGGCCATGCTCGGCAGCGCCCTCGACGGCGGCATGTTGACGTACGACCAGGTGGTCGGTGGCGTGGCCAAGGGCCTGACCCAGAAGGTGGTGATGCCTATCGACTTCTCCAACGGTGGCGATGCCATCGTCGCCGACAAGTCGATCGCCTCGGTCGCCGACTTCAAGGGCAAGAAGGTCGGCTTCAACCCGCTGTCGCCGTCCGACTTCCTCCTCGCCTACGCCCTCAAGGTCAACGGCCTGAGCGCCAAGGACATCGACCCGATCAACATGACTCCCGAGGGCATTCCCGGCGCGATGGCTTCCGGCAGCCTGCCGGTCGGCGTGACCTACGAGCCCAACGTGTCGCAGATCCTCGGCATGCCGGGCGACAAGTTCCACATCGTCTACTCGTCCAAGGATGCGCCGGGGCTGATCACCGACGTGCTGGCCTTCGACGAGAAGGTCATCGCCAAACGCCCGGCGGCGATCAAGGCGCTGATGCTCGGCTACCTCGACGGCCTGGCCTACATGCAGAGCCACCCGGACGAGGCGGCCAAAATCATCGGCAAGGTGCTCGGCGTTTCCGCCGAGGAAGCCAAGGAGCAGATGGGCGGCGTGTACAACATCCCGCTGGCGGAAATGGCGAAGAACTTCGAGCAATCCGAGGCGACCAGCTCGTTCTACGGCAGCGGCGCGGTGATCGCCCAGCTGCTCAAGGACAACGGCCAGATCCCGCTCATCCCCGACTTCGCCGACACCTTCGACGCGCAGTTCGTCGAGGCCCTGGCCAAGTAA
- a CDS encoding N-acyl homoserine lactonase family protein: MTQVTRLWPLLTATHRYDKSISTWQRGHGQMIEAPILAYLIETKHGRILYDVGCDYAKIADPLLRERWYGDFEMGAPRMTEEQRLPAHFARLGLTPADIDVVFLGHLHFDHAGGLCEVCGAEVHVHAAELDAARAKADDAYFVDDFAGDYRWKVQTDEYELVPGVRAINTPGHTAGHMSLLIELPQGQPVILAGDAADLTENLDQEIAPGTLWQGREDLAIDSIRKLKALARETDAELWPNHDMAFFNGLRQFPEFHS; encoded by the coding sequence ATGACCCAGGTCACCCGGCTCTGGCCGCTGCTCACGGCGACCCATCGCTACGACAAGTCGATTTCCACCTGGCAGCGTGGTCACGGCCAGATGATCGAGGCGCCGATCCTCGCCTATCTGATCGAAACCAAGCACGGGCGCATTCTCTACGACGTCGGCTGCGACTACGCCAAGATCGCCGACCCGCTGCTGCGCGAGCGCTGGTACGGCGACTTCGAGATGGGCGCCCCCCGCATGACCGAAGAGCAGCGCCTGCCGGCGCACTTCGCCCGCCTCGGTCTGACGCCGGCGGACATCGACGTGGTGTTCCTCGGCCACCTGCACTTCGACCACGCCGGTGGCCTGTGCGAGGTCTGCGGCGCCGAGGTGCATGTGCACGCGGCCGAGCTGGACGCGGCGCGGGCCAAGGCTGACGACGCCTATTTCGTCGACGATTTCGCCGGTGACTACCGCTGGAAGGTGCAGACCGACGAGTACGAACTGGTGCCCGGTGTGCGCGCCATCAACACCCCCGGCCACACCGCCGGGCACATGTCGCTGCTGATCGAGCTGCCCCAGGGCCAGCCGGTGATCCTCGCCGGTGACGCCGCCGACCTGACGGAAAACCTCGACCAGGAAATCGCCCCCGGCACCCTCTGGCAGGGCCGCGAGGACCTGGCCATCGACAGCATCCGCAAGCTCAAGGCGCTGGCCCGCGAGACCGACGCCGAGCTGTGGCCGAACCACGACATGGCCTTTTTCAACGGCCTGCGCCAGTTTCCGGAGTTCCACTCATGA
- a CDS encoding DUF2569 domain-containing protein — MSTEKNLEGLGGWLILVGLGLIIGPLRMLYEYVPLYVGLFDDGTFALLSTPGTADYTAYFAPLIYAEIVLNTALVCAWLTAGVLFFTRRQLFPRLYIGILLFTPLFIVADAFAFLLVAPDEPVFDPATSLELMRAVIPALIWVPYMLVSKRVRATFVR, encoded by the coding sequence ATGAGCACAGAAAAGAACCTCGAGGGCCTCGGCGGCTGGCTGATACTGGTTGGCCTGGGCCTGATCATCGGCCCGTTGCGCATGCTCTACGAGTACGTGCCGCTGTACGTGGGCCTGTTCGACGACGGCACCTTCGCGTTGCTCAGCACGCCGGGCACGGCCGACTACACCGCCTACTTCGCGCCGCTGATCTACGCCGAGATCGTGCTCAACACCGCGCTGGTCTGCGCCTGGCTGACCGCGGGCGTGCTGTTCTTCACCCGCCGCCAGCTGTTCCCGCGCCTGTACATCGGCATCCTGCTGTTCACCCCGCTGTTCATCGTCGCCGATGCCTTCGCCTTTCTGCTGGTCGCCCCGGACGAGCCGGTGTTCGACCCCGCTACCAGTCTGGAACTCATGCGTGCGGTAATTCCGGCGCTGATCTGGGTGCCGTACATGCTGGTTTCCAAGCGCGTACGCGCGACTTTTGTCAGGTAG
- a CDS encoding DMT family transporter, with the protein MAAMKPEIVLLVGASFWGLGWMPLQHFAGLGLVGMPLVLATYGLLSLLAIPLLWRQRRAWWPQRTALLAIGLFGGWATAGLVGALSEGDVVRAMLLFYLAPVWGLLGGWLVLGERLNALRVGALALAMLGIALTLGISHDTFRPLTSTDWLALSAGLAFAINNLATRAAEQVPLASKAVVAFVGSALLGGLFCLLQGTPLPAMDGVLWGQVALFGVFWLIAMSAAQYGFTHVEAGRAAVLVVVELVVAVLTAAWFGDRELGLREWCGGALVLAAALIAARPPAESPSVACEVRP; encoded by the coding sequence ATGGCCGCCATGAAGCCGGAAATCGTCCTCCTGGTCGGCGCCAGTTTCTGGGGCCTGGGCTGGATGCCGCTGCAGCATTTCGCCGGCCTCGGCCTGGTCGGTATGCCGCTGGTGCTGGCCACCTACGGCCTGCTCAGCCTGCTGGCCATCCCGCTGCTGTGGCGCCAGCGCCGCGCCTGGTGGCCGCAGCGCACGGCGTTGCTGGCGATCGGCCTGTTCGGCGGCTGGGCCACGGCCGGGCTGGTCGGCGCGCTGTCCGAGGGTGACGTGGTGCGCGCCATGCTGCTGTTTTACCTCGCGCCGGTGTGGGGTCTGCTCGGCGGCTGGCTGGTGCTCGGCGAACGCCTCAATGCCCTGCGCGTCGGCGCGCTGGCGCTGGCCATGCTCGGTATCGCCCTGACCCTGGGCATCAGCCACGACACCTTCCGCCCGCTGACCAGTACCGACTGGCTGGCGCTGTCCGCCGGCCTGGCGTTCGCCATCAACAACCTGGCCACCCGCGCCGCCGAACAGGTGCCGCTGGCGAGCAAGGCGGTGGTGGCCTTCGTCGGCAGCGCGCTGCTCGGCGGCCTGTTCTGCCTGCTGCAGGGTACGCCGTTGCCGGCGATGGACGGCGTGCTGTGGGGCCAGGTGGCGCTGTTCGGCGTGTTCTGGCTGATCGCCATGAGCGCCGCGCAGTACGGTTTCACCCATGTCGAAGCCGGCCGCGCCGCAGTGCTGGTGGTGGTCGAACTGGTGGTCGCGGTGCTCACCGCGGCCTGGTTCGGCGACCGCGAACTGGGCCTGCGCGAATGGTGCGGCGGCGCCCTGGTACTGGCTGCCGCACTGATCGCCGCGCGGCCGCCGGCCGAATCCCCTTCCGTTGCCTGTGAGGTACGCCCATGA
- a CDS encoding SDR family NAD(P)-dependent oxidoreductase: MSASVQQRPLAGQTALVTGAAQGIGRATAIALAEAGALVWINHLRQSDAAAALVADIEAAGGRARTVQADVASPMQVASLFEEVLAAGPLDILVNNAGVILEKPFVDTDEDDWAHVLGVDLGGVYRCCRHALRHMQTRQSGCIVNIASELGFVGRADYVAYCTAKAGVIGLTRSLAREFAPHIRINGVAPGPVDTPMVSLAHMSAEMVAKESDIPAGRLGRPEEIAAAVLFLVSPGASFFHGQMLGANGGAWMGS, encoded by the coding sequence ATGAGCGCCTCGGTGCAACAACGGCCGCTGGCCGGGCAGACCGCGCTGGTTACCGGCGCCGCCCAGGGCATCGGCCGGGCCACCGCCATCGCCCTGGCCGAGGCCGGCGCGCTGGTGTGGATCAACCACCTGCGCCAGTCGGATGCCGCTGCCGCGCTGGTTGCTGACATCGAGGCCGCCGGTGGCCGCGCGCGCACCGTGCAGGCCGATGTCGCCTCGCCGATGCAGGTCGCCAGCCTGTTCGAGGAAGTGCTCGCCGCCGGGCCGCTGGACATCCTGGTCAACAATGCCGGGGTGATCCTGGAAAAACCCTTCGTCGACACCGACGAGGACGACTGGGCCCACGTGCTCGGCGTCGACCTCGGCGGCGTCTACCGCTGCTGCCGGCATGCCCTGCGCCACATGCAAACGCGGCAAAGCGGCTGCATCGTCAACATCGCCTCCGAGCTGGGCTTCGTCGGCCGTGCCGACTACGTTGCCTACTGCACGGCCAAGGCCGGGGTGATCGGCCTGACCCGTTCGCTGGCCCGCGAGTTCGCCCCGCATATCCGCATCAATGGCGTGGCGCCGGGCCCGGTGGACACGCCGATGGTCTCGCTGGCGCACATGAGCGCGGAGATGGTCGCCAAGGAAAGCGACATTCCCGCCGGCCGCCTTGGCCGCCCGGAAGAAATCGCCGCGGCGGTGCTGTTCCTGGTCTCGCCGGGTGCCAGCTTCTTCCACGGGCAGATGCTCGGCGCCAATGGCGGCGCCTGGATGGGCAGCTGA
- a CDS encoding SDR family NAD(P)-dependent oxidoreductase has product MIDYRGKQILITGAASGIGRGLARAFAEQGATLELLDRNAEALIKVADELAALTASRIATLDLGDSAAIAAYVAERGTRPLDVLINNAGVEYATPLIDTGAEADAHWQALLDNNVASMLRLTRALQGQLRAGSCVINQASIWGLKGVPGFSAYVASKHAVIGLTRSLAWELGPRRIRVNAVCPGWVGTEAAMRSLRVMAEASGRSEDEELALILAAQAVPELLTPADLAGTFLFLGSALAGPVTGQAISVSHGEVMQ; this is encoded by the coding sequence ATGATCGACTACCGCGGCAAACAGATCCTCATCACCGGCGCGGCCAGCGGCATCGGCCGTGGCCTGGCGCGTGCCTTCGCCGAGCAGGGCGCCACGCTGGAACTGCTCGACCGCAACGCCGAGGCGCTGATCAAGGTCGCCGACGAGCTGGCAGCGCTGACCGCCAGCCGCATCGCCACGCTGGACCTCGGCGACAGCGCGGCCATCGCCGCCTATGTTGCCGAGCGCGGCACCCGGCCGCTGGACGTGCTGATCAACAACGCCGGCGTCGAGTACGCCACGCCGCTGATCGACACTGGCGCCGAGGCCGACGCGCACTGGCAGGCGCTGCTGGACAACAACGTCGCCTCGATGCTGCGCCTGACCCGCGCCCTGCAGGGCCAGTTGCGCGCCGGCAGCTGTGTGATCAACCAGGCGTCGATCTGGGGGCTGAAAGGCGTGCCCGGTTTTTCCGCCTATGTCGCCAGCAAGCACGCGGTGATCGGCCTGACCCGTTCGCTGGCCTGGGAGCTGGGGCCGCGGCGCATTCGCGTCAACGCCGTGTGCCCGGGCTGGGTCGGCACCGAGGCGGCGATGCGTTCGCTGCGGGTGATGGCCGAAGCCAGCGGGCGCAGCGAGGACGAGGAGCTGGCGCTGATTCTCGCCGCCCAGGCGGTGCCGGAACTGCTGACCCCGGCGGACCTGGCCGGCACCTTCCTGTTCCTCGGCAGCGCCCTGGCCGGGCCGGTCACCGGCCAGGCGATCTCGGTCAGCCACGGCGAGGTGATGCAATGA
- a CDS encoding fatty acid desaturase family protein has protein sequence MSAQIYRYADGRIANSLAIAYALGGFAGGLAMLFASNWLINIAGTLLLGHAMIIAAYLIHEFAHGTIFAKPKHNEWAGEVASWLCGSCYAGFQDLRKKHMRHHVDRADVITFDTKQFLNSCPGWFRKLVLAAEWAYVPAVELIMHYYVILLPFITSNEKHRANRGKVAVTLLIRAVLFGLMAAVSLKAVVLYFVAWSIMLTVLRFTDAYQHTYDAFAVLEDGGKIPDDKQRDRAYEQMNTFSNVVSVRWPVLDLLLLNFAYHNAHHEKPVAPWYRLPALHQQLYGDAYNQVLPMHLLFKSFHQHRLRRVIDDNYGVVEPAGAHRADGFYGAVGVSFLTAV, from the coding sequence ATGTCCGCCCAGATCTACCGCTACGCCGATGGCCGTATCGCCAACAGCCTGGCCATCGCCTACGCCCTCGGCGGATTTGCCGGCGGCCTGGCCATGCTGTTTGCCAGCAATTGGCTGATCAACATTGCCGGTACGCTGCTGCTCGGCCACGCGATGATCATCGCCGCCTACCTGATCCACGAATTCGCCCACGGCACCATTTTCGCCAAGCCCAAGCACAACGAATGGGCCGGTGAGGTGGCGAGCTGGCTGTGCGGCAGCTGCTACGCCGGCTTCCAGGACCTGCGCAAGAAACATATGCGCCACCACGTCGACCGCGCCGACGTGATCACCTTCGATACCAAGCAATTCCTCAACAGCTGCCCTGGCTGGTTCCGCAAGCTGGTGCTGGCGGCTGAGTGGGCCTACGTGCCGGCAGTCGAGCTGATCATGCATTACTACGTGATCCTCTTGCCGTTCATCACCAGCAACGAGAAGCACCGCGCCAACCGCGGCAAGGTCGCCGTGACCCTGCTGATTCGCGCTGTGCTGTTCGGCCTGATGGCGGCGGTGTCGCTGAAGGCGGTGGTCCTGTACTTCGTCGCCTGGTCGATCATGCTCACCGTGCTGCGCTTCACCGACGCCTACCAGCACACCTACGACGCCTTCGCGGTGCTCGAAGACGGCGGCAAGATCCCCGACGACAAGCAGCGCGACCGCGCCTACGAGCAGATGAACACCTTCAGCAACGTGGTCTCGGTGCGCTGGCCGGTGCTCGACCTGCTGCTGCTCAACTTCGCCTACCACAACGCCCACCACGAGAAGCCGGTGGCGCCCTGGTACCGCCTGCCCGCGCTGCACCAGCAGCTGTATGGCGATGCCTACAACCAGGTGCTGCCGATGCACCTGTTGTTCAAGAGCTTCCACCAGCACCGCCTGCGCCGGGTGATCGACGACAACTACGGGGTGGTCGAGCCGGCCGGGGCGCATCGTGCCGATGGCTTCTACGGTGCGGTTGGCGTGTCGTTCCTGACGGCGGTGTGA
- a CDS encoding peptidoglycan DD-metalloendopeptidase family protein: MLGRSFICGVLLLVAGQASALTIYKYVDKNGVVTYSDKAVAGAQVFVFRDRMIERLDNLVKLETKKHDAGETLMIRNDLYAPVEIELTLQRVVNAVGAPEQPIRWVLPPRSKIRLATLAPLEAGKPMSYKPKLRYALGDPRQQPMLYRYPLPWRGGPFKLTQGANGKYSHFTPKGRYAIDIAMPQGTPIVAARGGMVVKTENQQSGRGTNPSGNYVRILHDDGTMGVYLHLMRGSVSVREGQRIEAGEHLANSGNTGNSTGPHLHFVVQRNVGLALESIPFNFAQPVDSLPNFAVGGE, encoded by the coding sequence ATGCTAGGGCGCTCATTCATCTGCGGTGTGCTGTTGCTGGTTGCAGGCCAGGCCAGCGCGCTGACCATCTACAAGTATGTCGACAAGAACGGCGTCGTCACCTACAGCGACAAGGCCGTGGCCGGCGCGCAGGTGTTCGTGTTCCGCGACCGCATGATCGAGCGTCTGGACAACCTGGTGAAGCTGGAAACCAAGAAGCACGACGCCGGCGAAACCCTGATGATCCGCAACGACCTCTACGCCCCGGTGGAGATCGAGTTGACCCTGCAGCGCGTGGTCAATGCCGTCGGCGCGCCCGAACAGCCGATTCGCTGGGTCTTGCCGCCGCGCAGCAAGATCCGCCTGGCCACCCTGGCGCCGCTCGAAGCCGGCAAACCGATGAGCTACAAGCCCAAGCTGCGCTACGCCCTCGGCGACCCGCGCCAGCAGCCGATGCTCTATCGCTACCCGCTGCCCTGGCGTGGCGGGCCGTTCAAGCTGACCCAGGGCGCCAACGGCAAGTACAGCCACTTCACGCCCAAGGGCCGCTACGCCATCGATATCGCCATGCCGCAGGGCACGCCCATCGTCGCCGCGCGCGGCGGCATGGTGGTGAAGACCGAGAACCAGCAGAGCGGGCGCGGCACCAACCCGTCCGGCAACTACGTGCGCATCCTGCATGACGACGGCACCATGGGCGTCTACCTGCACCTGATGCGTGGCTCGGTGAGCGTGCGCGAGGGCCAGCGCATCGAGGCTGGCGAGCACCTGGCCAACTCCGGCAACACCGGCAACAGCACCGGCCCGCACCTGCACTTCGTGGTGCAGCGCAACGTCGGCCTGGCGCTGGAATCGATCCCCTTCAACTTCGCCCAGCCAGTCGACAGCCTGCCCAACTTCGCCGTCGGCGGCGAATAG
- a CDS encoding ABC transporter ATP-binding protein: MSESKIQIRRVGKVFKSQGREVQALQDVSLDIRANEFITFVGASGCGKSTLLRSIGGLEQHSLGEILVDGHAVNGPGIDRAMVFQHYSLYPWLRVMENIKFCRQLKVISDTVRGEADIEVASGRAEALLTLMGLSAFAQAYPNQLSGGMQQRVAIARALMPKPQILLMDEPFGALDAQTREVMHDLIRHVHRLEKSTILFVTHDVEEAIYLGGRVVLMAPRPGRIDTIYDVPLPAERNQDMKLSAEFLALKREILARIRETSGMNTDLELLEQLTRTVPA, translated from the coding sequence ATGAGCGAGAGCAAGATCCAGATCCGCCGCGTCGGCAAGGTGTTCAAGAGCCAGGGTCGCGAAGTACAGGCGCTGCAGGATGTAAGCCTGGATATCCGGGCCAACGAATTCATCACTTTCGTCGGCGCTTCCGGTTGCGGCAAGTCGACCCTGCTGCGCAGCATCGGCGGCCTGGAGCAGCACAGCCTCGGCGAAATCCTCGTCGACGGCCATGCGGTCAACGGGCCGGGCATCGACCGGGCGATGGTGTTCCAGCACTACAGCCTGTACCCCTGGCTGCGGGTGATGGAGAACATCAAGTTCTGCCGCCAGCTCAAGGTGATCAGCGACACGGTGCGCGGCGAGGCCGACATCGAGGTGGCCAGCGGCCGCGCCGAAGCGCTGCTGACCCTGATGGGCCTGTCGGCCTTCGCCCAGGCCTATCCCAACCAGCTCTCCGGCGGCATGCAGCAGCGCGTGGCGATTGCCCGGGCGTTGATGCCCAAGCCGCAGATCCTGCTGATGGACGAGCCGTTCGGTGCGCTGGATGCGCAGACCCGCGAGGTAATGCACGACCTGATCCGCCACGTGCACCGGCTGGAGAAGAGCACCATCCTGTTCGTCACCCACGACGTCGAGGAAGCCATCTACCTCGGTGGGCGCGTGGTGCTGATGGCGCCGCGGCCGGGTCGCATCGACACCATCTACGACGTGCCGCTGCCCGCCGAGCGCAATCAGGACATGAAGCTGTCGGCGGAATTCCTCGCCCTCAAGCGCGAGATCCTCGCGCGCATCCGCGAGACCTCGGGGATGAACACCGACCTGGAATTGCTCGAACAATTGACCCGCACCGTGCCGGCCTGA
- a CDS encoding ABC transporter permease: MTAHQPLPTTEAAVPPARPSWWVIRGELPRGAIWALAVAGLLFPLLVWWACTALGLTNPMFMPGPDAVLARVGRWWSEEGLLADIGISVYRVMTGFLASALIALPIGLYIGTYRPVQAFLEPLTDFIRYMPAVAFIPLIMLWVGIDEGSKVLIIFIGTFFQMVLMVAEDVRRVPMAQIEAAQTMGASRSEIVKLVILPSARPALLDTLRITCGWAWTYLVVAELVAANSGLGYAILKAQRYMHTDKIFAGILLIGIIGLLTDQAFRWLGRVAFPWMKR, encoded by the coding sequence ATGACTGCTCATCAACCCCTGCCCACCACCGAGGCCGCGGTACCGCCCGCACGGCCGAGCTGGTGGGTGATCCGTGGCGAGCTGCCGCGTGGCGCCATCTGGGCGCTGGCGGTGGCCGGCCTGCTGTTCCCCCTGCTGGTCTGGTGGGCCTGCACGGCGCTGGGCCTGACCAACCCGATGTTCATGCCCGGCCCGGATGCGGTGCTGGCGCGGGTCGGGCGCTGGTGGAGCGAGGAGGGCCTGCTCGCCGATATCGGCATCAGCGTCTACCGGGTAATGACCGGTTTCCTTGCCTCGGCGCTGATCGCCCTGCCGATCGGCCTGTACATCGGCACCTACCGCCCGGTGCAGGCGTTTCTCGAGCCGCTCACCGACTTCATCCGCTACATGCCGGCGGTGGCCTTCATCCCGCTGATCATGCTCTGGGTCGGCATCGACGAAGGCTCCAAGGTGCTGATCATCTTCATCGGCACCTTCTTCCAGATGGTGCTAATGGTCGCCGAGGATGTGCGCCGCGTACCCATGGCGCAGATCGAGGCGGCGCAGACCATGGGCGCCTCGCGCAGCGAGATCGTCAAACTGGTGATCCTGCCGTCGGCGCGCCCGGCGCTGCTCGATACCCTGCGCATCACCTGCGGCTGGGCCTGGACCTACCTGGTGGTGGCCGAACTGGTCGCGGCCAACTCCGGCCTCGGCTACGCGATTCTCAAGGCGCAGCGCTACATGCACACCGACAAGATCTTCGCCGGCATCCTGCTGATCGGCATCATCGGCCTGCTCACCGACCAGGCGTTCCGCTGGCTCGGTCGCGTGGCCTTCCCCTGGATGAAGAGGTAA
- a CDS encoding creatininase gives MKTVRMDQLSWVEYARRVREDSPVVFLPCGATEQHGPHLPLGTDALLASALCEDVAAQVGGLVAPALSYGYKSQPKCGGGNHFCGTTSLDGQTLIALVRDAVREFARHGVTRLVLVDGHYENQWFVTEGIELAMRELGPTAKLEVMRLEHWDFCTEQTLADVFPDGFPGFALEHAAVIETSLMLHYLPHLVRIDLIPDEPPADFPPYDMYPSRTEWVPPSGVLSSAKGSTAQKGARMAADIGEGIAAAVRKEFRL, from the coding sequence ATGAAAACCGTGCGCATGGATCAGCTCAGCTGGGTCGAATACGCGCGCCGCGTGCGTGAAGACTCCCCCGTGGTCTTCCTGCCCTGCGGTGCCACCGAACAACACGGCCCGCACCTGCCGCTGGGCACCGATGCGCTGCTCGCCAGCGCCCTGTGCGAAGACGTTGCCGCGCAGGTCGGCGGCCTGGTCGCCCCGGCCCTGTCCTACGGCTACAAATCGCAGCCCAAGTGCGGCGGCGGTAACCATTTCTGCGGCACCACCAGCCTCGACGGACAGACCCTGATCGCCCTGGTGCGTGACGCCGTGCGCGAGTTCGCTCGCCACGGTGTGACCCGCCTGGTGCTGGTCGATGGTCACTACGAGAACCAGTGGTTCGTCACCGAGGGCATCGAGCTGGCCATGCGCGAGCTGGGCCCGACGGCGAAGCTGGAAGTGATGCGCCTGGAGCACTGGGACTTCTGCACCGAGCAGACCCTGGCCGATGTGTTCCCCGATGGCTTCCCCGGTTTCGCCCTGGAGCACGCGGCGGTGATCGAGACCTCGCTGATGCTGCACTACCTGCCGCACCTGGTGCGCATCGACTTGATCCCCGATGAGCCGCCGGCGGACTTCCCGCCCTACGACATGTACCCGAGCCGTACCGAGTGGGTGCCGCCGTCCGGCGTGCTGTCCTCGGCCAAGGGCTCGACCGCGCAGAAGGGCGCGCGCATGGCCGCCGATATCGGTGAAGGCATCGCGGCTGCCGTGCGCAAGGAATTCCGCCTGTGA